One Elaeis guineensis isolate ETL-2024a chromosome 10, EG11, whole genome shotgun sequence genomic window carries:
- the LOC105052725 gene encoding cation/calcium exchanger 5 — protein sequence MASSSSSSSSSSLLKLIIISVLLLSFTLFLILFPPKPLSNIPSKSRLLLESSSLPPPPPDAPCSAVRLLPADRRCAAAHARCRGDSPGLLNYAAVHFCLLAGDPHLSLPVLSLLLLLHFYFLVFAARDHFSPVVTRLADHLRLSPSMAAVTLLALGNGSPDVFASVAAVRGGQPRTGLGAILSAGAFVSAFVVGAVAILAAPFPLNPGPFVRDVFFYLIAASALFYVYLSAEIFLWQAVGFILFYLFFVGFVFWMDLVVEGRRAKEGEVEMGLVAEEEEAPQKPSKQLDWESGEVMRDLKDAKARSAWSLYGMLGKISQVWEVPIATLLKLTIPSTSPSEWNRFYITANIGLCPLILLYSLSSFIALDRQIVFLLPQTRFPLWSVVLFVSLCLAVMHFIFEKEPPANEQIAATLIAFMMSVFWISTMAGELLNCLAAIGTIMELPPAILGLTVLAWGNSVGDLVADVALAKASQPAMAMAGCFAGPMFNMLVGLGTALVIETASTYPGPYELQFHVSIVVAFVFLLLSLMGSLLVVTWYRFRVPRFWGFCLVGLYLFFTAVSLAIARFSR from the exons atggcctcctcctcctcctcctcctcttcttcatcCCTTTTGAAGCTTattatcatctcagttcttcttctctccttcaccCTATTCCTTATCCTCTTCCCCCCAAAACCCCTCTCCAACATCCCATCCAAATCCCGCCTCCTCCTCGAGTCGTCCTCGCTGCCACCTCCCCCGCCGGACGCCCCCTGCTCCGCCGTCCGCCTCCTTCCCGCCGATCGCCGCTGCGCCGCCGCCCATGCCCGCTGCCGAGGCGACTCCCCCGGCCTCCTCAACTACGCGGCCGTCCACTTCTGCCTCCTCGCTGGCGATCCCCACCTCTCCCTCCCGGTCCTCtccctcctccttctcctccacTTCTACTTCCTCGTCTTCGCCGCCCGCGACCACTTCTCCCCCGTCGTCACCCGCCTCGCCGACCACCTCCGCCTCTCCCCCTCCATGGCCGCCGTCACCCTCCTCGCCCTCGGCAATGGATCCCCCGATGTCTTCGCCTCCGTCGCCGCCGTCCGTGGCGGCCAACCACGCACTGGCCTCGGTGCCATCCTGTCCGCCGGCGCCTTCGTCTCCGCCTTCGTCGTCGGCGCCGTCGCCATCCTCGCCGCCCCGTTTCCACTCAATCCCGGCCCCTTTGTCCGCGACGTCTTCTTCTACCTCATCGCCGCCTCCGCCCTGTTCTACGTCTACCTCAGCGCCGAGATCTTCTTGTGGCAGGCTGTGGGCTTCATCCTCTTCTACTTATTCTTTGTCGGCTTCGTCTTCTGGATGGATTTGGTGGTGGAAGGGAGGAGAGCGAAGGAAGGGGAGGTGGAGATGGGCTTGGTGgccgaggaggaggaggctcCTCAGAAGCCTTCAAAACAATTGGATTGGGAATCTGGAGAAGTCATGAGAGATTTGAAGGATGCCAAAGCAAGATCTGCATGGAGCCTTTATGGGATGCTTGGAAAG ATTTCACAAGTTTGGGAAGTTCCTATTGCAACTCTTTTGAAGCTCACAATCCCATCAACATCTCCTTCAGAATGGAACAGGTTCTACATAACAGCTAATATTGGCTTGTGTCCCCTTATTCTCCTATATTCATTAAGTTCCTTCATTGCATTAGACAGGCAAATAGTTTTCCTTCTCCCACAGACCCGTTTTCCTCTCTGGTCTGTTGTTCTCTTTGTAAGCCTCTGTCTTGCAGTAATGCACTTCATTTTTGAGAAGGAACCCCCAGCAAATGAACAGATAGCAGCCACCTTAATTGCCTTCATGATGAGTGTGTTTTGGATCTCAACCATGGCTGGTGAACTATTGAACTGTCTTGCAGCAATTGGAACTATAATGGAATTACCACCTGCCATCCTCGGGTTGACGGTATTGGCATGGGGTAATTCGGTAGGAGATCTTGTTGCTGATGTGGCATTGGCCAAGGCCAGCCAGCCTGCAATGGCAATGGCAGGCTGCTTTGCAGGTCCCATGTTCAACATGCTGGTTGGGTTGGGCACAGCACTGGTTATAGAGACAGCCAGCACATATCCAGGGCCTTACGAGCTGCAGTTCCATGTTAGCATTGTGGTTGCCTTTGTGTTCCTTCTGCTGAGCTTGATGGGTTCTCTTCTGGTAGTGACTTGGTACAGGTTCCGGGTGCCCAGGTTCTGGGGCTTCTGCCTTGTTGGGCTATACCTTTTTTTCACTGCAGTTAGCTTAGCAATTGCAAGGTTTTCTCGATGA